From Streptomyces sp. CMB-StM0423, a single genomic window includes:
- a CDS encoding MMPL family transporter, which produces MATFLYKLGRLAFRRRGITALIWLLLFVLAGFGASSAGTAPEDDFALPGTEAQQAFDLLEERFPGQSADGATARIVFEAPDGQKITAADSREAVDGVLDGIAGNQVEQVSDPFADNAGVSEDGSTAYAVVDYKVTSMELDDSTRDAITDVVDKERDDGLNIQAGGDALMVEPDMGNGEIIGVGIALVVLVITFGSLVAAGLPIITALIGVGIGISSITALATVLDLSATTSTLAMMIGLAVGIDYALFIASRYRAELTDGHSREEAAGRAVGTAGSAVVFAGLTVIIALAGLAVVNIPILTKMGFAAAGTVALAVLIALTLVPAALGIVGKRIYGRKVRKANPETGAPKASDHDAKPNMGTRWARGVLKRPVLVLVAAIIGLGALAAPVASMELGLPDEGSQPTDTTQRKAYDMLSEAFGPGFNGPVTGVIDATEAANPQDAADEVVARISDVDGVVSVSPAGFNEAGDTATVMVTPSTGPSDTDTEKVVREIRDLSSALQDETGAELYLTGSTAVNIDFSKVLDDALVPYLALVVGLAFVLLMLVFRSVLVPLKAALGFLFSVLAALGAVVAVFQWGWLAGAFGVEETGPIMSMMPIFLIGVVFGLAMDYEVFLVSRMREAYVHGESAGEAVVTGFRYGARVVTAAAIIMISVFAGFIGAGDDMVKMMGFGLAVAVLFDAFLVRMTIVPAVLALIGKSAWWLPKWLDRILPNVDVEGEKLYRQLAAAPAPPPTAGEERAPEPTGVR; this is translated from the coding sequence GTGGCCACCTTCCTATACAAACTCGGCCGGCTAGCCTTCCGGCGGCGCGGTATCACGGCGCTGATATGGCTGCTGCTCTTCGTTCTCGCCGGGTTCGGCGCGTCGTCGGCGGGCACCGCGCCCGAGGACGACTTCGCGCTGCCGGGCACCGAGGCACAGCAGGCGTTCGACCTTCTTGAGGAGCGGTTCCCGGGGCAGTCCGCCGACGGCGCGACGGCCCGTATCGTCTTCGAGGCACCCGACGGCCAGAAGATCACCGCCGCCGACAGCCGCGAGGCGGTCGACGGCGTGCTCGACGGCATCGCCGGGAACCAGGTGGAGCAGGTCAGCGACCCGTTCGCGGACAACGCGGGGGTCAGCGAGGACGGCTCCACGGCGTACGCGGTCGTCGACTACAAGGTCACGTCCATGGAACTGGACGACTCGACCCGCGACGCCATCACCGACGTGGTCGACAAGGAGCGCGACGACGGTCTGAACATCCAGGCCGGCGGTGACGCGCTGATGGTCGAGCCCGACATGGGCAACGGCGAGATCATCGGTGTCGGCATCGCGCTGGTCGTGCTCGTGATCACCTTCGGCTCGCTGGTCGCGGCGGGGCTGCCGATCATCACCGCGCTCATCGGCGTCGGCATCGGCATCTCCTCGATCACGGCGCTGGCGACCGTGCTCGACCTGTCCGCCACGACCTCCACCCTGGCGATGATGATCGGCCTCGCGGTCGGCATCGACTACGCCCTGTTCATCGCCTCCCGGTACCGGGCGGAGCTGACGGACGGCCACTCCCGCGAGGAAGCGGCGGGCCGCGCCGTGGGCACGGCCGGCTCGGCGGTCGTCTTCGCCGGCCTCACCGTGATCATCGCGCTGGCGGGCCTGGCGGTCGTCAACATCCCGATCCTGACCAAGATGGGCTTCGCGGCGGCCGGTACGGTCGCGCTGGCGGTGCTCATCGCGCTCACGCTGGTCCCGGCCGCGCTGGGCATCGTGGGCAAGCGGATCTACGGCCGCAAGGTGCGCAAGGCCAACCCGGAGACCGGCGCCCCGAAGGCGTCCGACCACGACGCCAAGCCGAACATGGGCACCCGCTGGGCCCGCGGGGTGCTCAAGCGCCCGGTCCTGGTGCTGGTCGCCGCCATCATCGGGCTCGGCGCGCTGGCCGCGCCGGTGGCGAGCATGGAGCTGGGCCTGCCCGACGAGGGCAGCCAGCCGACGGACACCACGCAGCGCAAGGCGTACGACATGCTGTCCGAGGCGTTCGGTCCGGGCTTCAACGGTCCGGTCACCGGCGTCATCGACGCCACCGAGGCGGCGAACCCGCAGGACGCGGCCGACGAGGTCGTCGCGCGGATCTCCGACGTGGACGGCGTCGTCTCCGTCTCCCCCGCCGGGTTCAACGAGGCCGGGGACACGGCGACCGTCATGGTCACCCCGTCCACCGGGCCGAGCGACACCGACACCGAGAAGGTCGTCCGCGAGATCCGCGACCTGTCGTCCGCGCTGCAGGACGAGACCGGCGCGGAGCTGTACCTCACCGGCAGCACCGCGGTGAACATCGACTTCTCGAAGGTGCTCGACGACGCGCTGGTGCCGTATCTGGCGCTGGTGGTCGGCCTGGCGTTCGTCCTGCTGATGCTGGTGTTCCGCTCCGTGCTGGTGCCGCTGAAGGCCGCCCTCGGCTTCCTGTTCTCCGTGCTCGCCGCGCTCGGCGCCGTCGTCGCGGTGTTCCAGTGGGGCTGGCTGGCGGGGGCCTTCGGGGTCGAGGAGACCGGTCCGATCATGTCGATGATGCCGATCTTCCTGATCGGCGTGGTCTTCGGCCTGGCGATGGACTACGAGGTCTTCCTGGTCAGCCGGATGCGCGAGGCGTACGTCCACGGGGAGTCGGCCGGCGAGGCGGTGGTCACCGGCTTCCGGTACGGCGCCCGGGTGGTCACCGCGGCCGCGATCATCATGATCAGCGTCTTCGCCGGCTTCATCGGCGCGGGCGACGACATGGTGAAGATGATGGGCTTCGGCCTGGCGGTGGCGGTCCTCTTCGACGCCTTCCTGGTCCGCATGACCATCGTCCCGGCGGTGCTCGCGCTGATCGGCAAGTCCGCCTGGTGGCTGCCGAAGTGGCTGGACCGGATCCTGCCGAACGTCGACGTGGAGGGCGAGAAGCTGTACCGGCAGCTCGCCGCGGCCCCCGCGCCGCCGCCTACGGCCGGCGAGGAGCGGGCGCCCGAGCCCACCGGCGTGCGCTGA
- a CDS encoding TetR/AcrR family transcriptional regulator: MVVQDTSATGRRSRLSAEREQELFDAVLDHLREVGYEALTMDAVAARTRSSKATLYRQWRSKPHLVATALRHGKPVRSAGIDTGTLRGDLVQFADGVCQSAEKDSALLRAVAFAQQSNEELQQAMRQLLIEPELAAFQELIDRAVARGELTADIPAAKFVPHMMLGAMLARPLIENAPVTSDYLVRYVDAVILPALHMN; this comes from the coding sequence ATGGTCGTGCAGGACACCAGTGCCACCGGGCGCCGGAGCCGGCTGAGCGCCGAGCGCGAGCAGGAGCTCTTCGACGCCGTGCTCGACCATCTGCGCGAAGTCGGCTACGAGGCCCTCACCATGGACGCGGTCGCGGCTCGTACGCGGTCGAGCAAGGCCACCCTCTACCGCCAGTGGCGCTCCAAGCCGCACTTGGTCGCCACGGCGCTCCGGCACGGAAAGCCGGTGAGGTCGGCCGGGATCGACACCGGCACGCTGCGCGGAGACCTCGTGCAGTTCGCCGACGGTGTGTGCCAGAGCGCGGAGAAGGATTCGGCCCTCCTGCGCGCGGTCGCCTTCGCTCAGCAGTCCAACGAGGAACTGCAGCAGGCCATGCGGCAGCTCTTGATCGAACCGGAGCTGGCCGCCTTCCAGGAGCTGATCGATCGCGCCGTCGCGCGCGGCGAGCTGACCGCGGACATCCCCGCCGCGAAGTTCGTCCCGCACATGATGCTGGGGGCCATGCTGGCCCGGCCCCTCATCGAGAACGCGCCGGTCACCAGCGACTATCTTGTCCGTTATGTCGACGCAGTGATTCTCCCCGCCCTGCATATGAACTGA
- a CDS encoding DUF3048 domain-containing protein produces the protein MGTSRIARLLRTPAALPAVLLLLPLLLAGGCTKEETQKPEKPREELGSGSPFTGLAGRGGPVLGVKVDNAAPARPQTGLERADIVYAERVEAGLSRLLAVYASRPPERVGPVRSARESDLELLEQFGRPALAFSGAQSKLLPLIDKAPLFPVPPATAGDAYLRDPAKPVPHNLFVRPERALAAAPEADRPRDIGFRFGRAPKGGKATAERTVRYPAASFGFTWDGGKKRWLISFDGTPAATAAGGRLSAATVVVQHVKIHDSGFGDRSGNVSPFTETVGTGKAQVLRGGRSYEARWERGSAGGGTEFTGADGERLRFARGPVWVVFTE, from the coding sequence ATGGGCACCAGCCGCATAGCCCGCCTTCTGCGTACGCCCGCGGCCCTGCCGGCCGTGCTCCTGCTGCTCCCGCTGCTGCTCGCGGGCGGGTGCACCAAAGAGGAGACGCAGAAGCCCGAAAAACCCCGGGAAGAGCTGGGAAGTGGCTCGCCGTTCACCGGACTGGCGGGACGCGGCGGCCCCGTACTGGGCGTGAAGGTCGACAACGCCGCGCCCGCCCGCCCGCAGACGGGCCTGGAGCGCGCGGACATCGTCTACGCCGAACGGGTGGAAGCCGGCCTCAGCCGGCTGCTCGCGGTCTACGCCTCGCGCCCGCCGGAGCGGGTCGGCCCGGTGCGCAGCGCCCGCGAGTCCGACCTCGAACTCCTGGAGCAGTTCGGCAGGCCCGCGCTCGCCTTCTCCGGGGCGCAGTCCAAGCTGCTCCCGCTCATCGACAAGGCACCCCTGTTCCCCGTGCCGCCGGCCACGGCGGGCGACGCGTACCTGCGCGACCCCGCGAAGCCTGTACCACACAACCTCTTCGTCCGGCCGGAGCGGGCACTGGCCGCGGCGCCCGAGGCGGACCGGCCACGGGACATCGGCTTCCGCTTCGGCCGGGCGCCGAAGGGCGGCAAGGCCACCGCCGAGCGCACCGTGCGCTACCCGGCCGCGAGCTTCGGCTTCACCTGGGACGGGGGCAAGAAGCGCTGGCTGATCTCCTTCGACGGCACCCCGGCCGCCACCGCGGCGGGCGGGCGGCTGTCGGCGGCGACGGTCGTCGTCCAGCATGTGAAGATCCACGACTCCGGCTTCGGCGACCGCTCGGGCAACGTCTCCCCCTTCACCGAGACCGTCGGCACCGGGAAGGCGCAGGTGCTGCGCGGCGGCAGGTCGTACGAGGCGCGGTGGGAGCGCGGATCGGCGGGCGGCGGCACGGAGTTCACCGGCGCGGACGGCGAGCGGCTGCGCTTCGCCCGCGGCCCGGTCTGGGTCGTCTTCACAGAGTGA
- a CDS encoding NAD(P)(+) transhydrogenase (Re/Si-specific) subunit beta, which produces MSDLETAVRYVLLAAAACFVLGLRLMNSPATARRGNTLSAGAMAVAIVATAVLLAERGDITATGWLVLLSATIVGSGAGLYLARTVEMTAMPQLVSLFNAVGGGAAALLAIVEVLQHAHPEDLGARTTVPGGIDILIGAITFSGSLIAAGKLQGLITGKPIVLPGSQALNAGLALVFAGAGVWLVVDPGSVAALTLLTLAGLAFGITMVLPIGGADMPVVISLLNAFTGTAVGMAGFVLNEPALIIAGALVGASGTILTKLMADAMNRSIPAIIVGGFGTGDEAAAVGTDGDVQVRPVSVDDVAIQLAYAGKVVIVPGYGLAAAQAQHELGDLADLLEEHGVEVTYAIHPVAGRMPGHMNVLLAEANVPYPQLKEMEEANPEFPQADVALVIGANDVTNPAARRPGNAISGMPILDVDRAKSVVVIKRSMGHGYAGIDNELYTAENTGMFFTDAKKGLADLKAAVRTFVG; this is translated from the coding sequence GTGAGCGATCTGGAGACCGCCGTACGGTACGTGCTGCTGGCCGCCGCCGCGTGCTTCGTGCTCGGCCTGCGGCTGATGAACTCCCCCGCCACCGCCCGCCGCGGCAACACCCTCTCGGCCGGTGCCATGGCGGTCGCGATCGTGGCGACCGCGGTGCTGCTGGCGGAGCGCGGCGACATCACCGCCACCGGCTGGCTGGTGCTGCTCTCCGCGACCATCGTCGGCTCCGGCGCCGGGCTGTATCTGGCCCGTACCGTCGAGATGACCGCGATGCCGCAGTTGGTGAGCCTGTTCAACGCGGTCGGCGGCGGTGCCGCCGCGCTGCTGGCCATCGTCGAGGTGCTCCAGCACGCGCACCCGGAGGACCTCGGCGCGCGCACCACCGTGCCGGGCGGCATCGACATCCTCATCGGCGCCATCACCTTCTCCGGCTCACTGATCGCCGCCGGGAAGCTGCAGGGCCTGATCACGGGCAAGCCGATCGTCCTGCCGGGCAGCCAGGCGCTGAACGCCGGGCTCGCCCTGGTCTTCGCCGGGGCCGGTGTCTGGCTGGTGGTGGACCCGGGCAGCGTCGCGGCGCTGACGCTGCTGACGCTCGCGGGGCTGGCGTTCGGCATCACGATGGTGCTGCCGATCGGCGGCGCGGACATGCCCGTGGTGATCTCGCTGCTCAACGCCTTCACCGGCACGGCGGTCGGCATGGCCGGCTTCGTGCTCAACGAGCCGGCGCTGATCATCGCCGGCGCGCTCGTCGGCGCCTCGGGCACGATCCTCACCAAGCTGATGGCGGACGCCATGAATCGTTCGATTCCGGCCATCATCGTCGGCGGCTTCGGCACCGGCGACGAGGCGGCGGCCGTGGGCACGGACGGGGACGTGCAGGTCCGCCCGGTCTCCGTCGACGACGTGGCGATCCAGCTCGCGTACGCCGGCAAGGTCGTCATCGTGCCGGGGTACGGGCTGGCGGCCGCGCAGGCGCAGCACGAGCTGGGCGACCTGGCGGACCTGCTGGAGGAGCACGGCGTGGAGGTCACGTACGCGATCCACCCGGTGGCCGGCCGGATGCCGGGGCACATGAACGTGCTGCTGGCCGAGGCCAACGTGCCGTATCCGCAGCTCAAGGAGATGGAGGAGGCGAATCCGGAGTTCCCGCAGGCGGACGTGGCGCTGGTGATCGGCGCCAACGACGTCACCAACCCGGCCGCGCGGCGGCCGGGCAACGCGATCTCCGGCATGCCGATCCTGGACGTGGACCGGGCCAAGAGCGTGGTGGTGATCAAGCGGTCGATGGGCCACGGGTACGCGGGCATCGACAACGAGCTGTACACCGCGGAAAACACCGGGATGTTCTTCACCGACGCCAAGAAGGGGCTCGCCGATCTGAAGGCGGCCGTCCGCACGTTCGTCGGCTAG
- a CDS encoding NAD(P) transhydrogenase subunit alpha, with protein MNLDLLTAVTIFVLSVLVGFEVISKVPATLHTPLMSGANSIHGIVLIGAMLVTSLADEPLEYALAFVAVAFGAMNVVGGYVVTDRMLHMFRARPTPGGAKGGAAK; from the coding sequence GTGAACCTCGATCTGCTCACCGCCGTCACGATCTTCGTGCTCAGCGTGCTGGTCGGCTTCGAAGTGATCAGCAAGGTGCCGGCGACGCTGCACACACCGCTGATGTCCGGCGCCAACTCGATCCACGGGATCGTGCTGATCGGCGCGATGCTGGTGACGTCCCTGGCCGACGAGCCGCTGGAGTACGCGCTGGCGTTCGTGGCCGTCGCGTTCGGCGCGATGAACGTCGTCGGCGGGTACGTCGTCACGGACCGGATGCTCCATATGTTCCGCGCCCGGCCGACGCCGGGCGGCGCCAAGGGAGGTGCGGCGAAGTGA
- a CDS encoding NAD(P) transhydrogenase subunit alpha, with protein MGAQAVTAGVLRERAPDERRVALTPEVVTRVRRSGVDVLVETGAGTSAWFTDADYTAAEAEIVGADELIRRADVVLCVAPPDRETAAALRSGQTLIGMLDPLRQATLIGELAARGVTVVSLDLLPRTLSRAQTMDALTSQANVAGYKAVLLAADSYDRYFPMLTTAAGTSKPAAVLVLGAGVAGLQAIATARRLGAIVTAYDVRPAAQGEIESLGAKFLELEGVASAAGEGGYARVLTDEEQRAQLAALTAAVPRFDVVITTARVPGRKPPLMVTAEALEQMRPGSVVVDMAASELGGNVELSEPDKTAVLAGGVTLIGAGNLPSVMATAASTAYARNISALLAHLVADEAVRIDLDDDIQAGVVVAHGGKVVSDAVAPQNGGNR; from the coding sequence ATGGGAGCCCAAGCCGTCACCGCGGGGGTCCTGAGGGAGCGCGCGCCGGACGAGCGCCGCGTCGCCCTCACCCCCGAAGTCGTCACCCGTGTGCGCCGGTCGGGTGTCGACGTCCTCGTCGAGACCGGCGCGGGCACGAGCGCCTGGTTCACCGACGCCGACTACACGGCCGCGGAGGCCGAGATCGTCGGCGCGGACGAGCTGATCCGCCGGGCCGACGTCGTGCTCTGTGTCGCCCCGCCCGACCGCGAGACCGCCGCCGCCCTGCGCTCAGGGCAGACGCTCATCGGCATGCTCGACCCGCTCCGCCAGGCCACCCTGATCGGCGAGCTGGCCGCCCGGGGGGTGACCGTCGTCAGCCTCGACCTGCTGCCCCGCACGCTCAGCCGGGCTCAGACGATGGACGCGCTGACCTCCCAGGCCAACGTCGCGGGATACAAGGCGGTGCTGCTCGCCGCCGACAGCTACGACCGGTACTTTCCGATGCTGACCACGGCGGCGGGCACCTCGAAGCCCGCCGCCGTTCTCGTGCTCGGCGCGGGCGTCGCCGGGTTGCAGGCCATCGCCACCGCCCGCCGGCTCGGCGCGATCGTCACCGCGTACGACGTCCGGCCCGCGGCGCAGGGCGAGATCGAGTCGCTGGGCGCGAAGTTCCTGGAGCTGGAGGGCGTGGCCTCGGCGGCGGGCGAGGGCGGCTACGCGCGCGTGCTCACCGACGAGGAGCAGCGGGCGCAGCTCGCCGCGCTGACGGCGGCGGTGCCCCGCTTCGACGTGGTGATCACCACCGCCAGGGTGCCCGGCCGCAAGCCGCCGCTGATGGTCACGGCCGAGGCGCTGGAACAGATGCGCCCCGGCTCCGTGGTGGTGGACATGGCCGCCAGCGAACTCGGCGGCAACGTGGAGCTGTCCGAGCCGGACAAGACCGCGGTCCTCGCCGGCGGCGTGACGCTGATCGGCGCGGGCAACCTGCCGTCCGTGATGGCGACCGCCGCCTCCACCGCGTACGCCCGCAACATCAGCGCGCTGCTGGCGCACCTGGTGGCCGACGAGGCGGTGCGCATCGACCTCGACGACGACATCCAGGCCGGCGTGGTCGTTGCGCACGGCGGCAAGGTCGTCAGCGACGCGGTCGCCCCGCAGAACGGAGGGAACCGGTGA
- a CDS encoding MerR family transcriptional regulator, with protein MKSGESMTIGELAGRFGLAAHVLRHWEAMGLLTPAERVNGRRRYTSDHVSRVAMIIGGKRGGLSLEQLRELFAAQGPADRHALLARHREELQERMREIERSKAMIDHALECEAHDFTRCPTFQALVRRLAAGESLAHLPVGTGPSAGRDPQEPHVRGGPNGTVIR; from the coding sequence ATGAAGTCGGGCGAGTCCATGACCATCGGCGAGCTGGCCGGGCGCTTCGGCCTCGCCGCCCATGTGCTGCGGCACTGGGAGGCCATGGGCCTGCTCACCCCGGCGGAGCGCGTGAACGGCCGCCGGCGCTACACCTCCGACCACGTCTCCCGGGTCGCCATGATCATCGGCGGCAAGCGCGGCGGGCTCAGCCTGGAGCAACTGCGCGAGCTGTTCGCCGCGCAGGGCCCCGCGGACCGGCACGCGCTTCTGGCACGGCACCGGGAGGAGCTCCAGGAGCGGATGCGGGAGATCGAGCGGTCGAAGGCGATGATCGACCACGCGCTGGAGTGCGAGGCGCACGACTTCACCCGCTGCCCCACTTTCCAGGCCCTCGTGCGCCGGCTCGCGGCCGGCGAGAGCCTGGCTCACCTCCCGGTCGGCACCGGCCCGTCCGCCGGTCGCGATCCGCAGGAACCGCACGTCCGGGGCGGTCCGAACGGAACGGTTATCCGATAG
- a CDS encoding VOC family protein, with protein sequence MTARFDAIGMVTADMAATLAFYRLLGLDIPADADGQPHVEAALPGGLRLMWDGEETIKSFAPDFEPPTGEGRIGLAFRCEGPADVDATYAMLTEAGYKGAMAPWDAEWGQRYAQVHDPDGNGVDLFAPLG encoded by the coding sequence ATGACCGCACGATTCGACGCCATCGGAATGGTGACCGCCGACATGGCCGCCACCCTCGCCTTCTACCGCCTGCTCGGCCTGGACATCCCCGCCGACGCCGACGGGCAGCCGCACGTCGAGGCGGCACTGCCCGGCGGGCTGCGCCTGATGTGGGACGGGGAGGAGACGATCAAGTCCTTCGCGCCCGACTTCGAGCCGCCGACCGGAGAGGGGCGCATCGGCCTCGCCTTCCGCTGCGAGGGACCCGCCGACGTGGACGCGACGTACGCGATGCTCACCGAGGCCGGGTACAAGGGCGCCATGGCGCCCTGGGACGCCGAGTGGGGCCAGCGCTACGCGCAGGTGCACGACCCGGACGGCAACGGCGTCGACCTCTTCGCCCCACTCGGCTGA
- a CDS encoding helix-turn-helix domain-containing protein: MYEESPALLGGAVVWRRRDVRPGPYRVLPDGGTDLILTPGGLLVAGPDTRAHVGTGAGGGTYTGLRFAPGQGPAVLGAPAHELRNLRVPLADLWGERRARIAAERVAGAADPGAALEALARARLADAEPPEPYVPAVVAALAAGRPVAEVAGAVGLGERQLHRRSLAAFGYGPKTLARVLRMNRALALARAGTPPAGAAALAGYADQAHLAREMRTLAGVPLTALL; this comes from the coding sequence ATGTACGAGGAGAGTCCTGCGCTGCTCGGCGGTGCCGTCGTCTGGCGCCGCCGGGACGTCCGCCCGGGCCCGTACCGGGTGCTCCCCGACGGCGGCACCGACCTGATCCTCACGCCCGGCGGGCTGCTCGTCGCGGGCCCCGACACCCGGGCGCACGTCGGCACCGGGGCCGGGGGCGGCACGTACACCGGGCTGCGCTTCGCCCCCGGGCAGGGCCCGGCGGTGCTGGGCGCGCCCGCGCACGAGCTGCGGAACCTGCGGGTGCCGCTGGCGGACCTGTGGGGCGAGCGGCGGGCCCGGATCGCGGCGGAGCGGGTCGCCGGGGCGGCGGACCCGGGCGCGGCGCTGGAGGCGCTGGCGCGGGCGCGGCTGGCGGACGCGGAGCCGCCGGAGCCGTACGTGCCGGCGGTCGTCGCCGCGCTGGCGGCGGGCCGGCCGGTGGCCGAGGTCGCCGGGGCGGTGGGGCTCGGCGAGCGGCAGTTGCACCGGCGCAGCCTGGCGGCGTTCGGGTACGGGCCGAAGACGCTGGCCCGGGTGCTGCGGATGAACCGCGCGCTGGCGCTGGCCAGGGCGGGCACGCCGCCGGCCGGGGCGGCGGCGCTGGCGGGGTACGCGGACCAGGCGCACCTGGCGCGCGAGATGCGGACGCTGGCCGGGGTGCCGCTGACGGCGCTGCTCTGA
- a CDS encoding Fpg/Nei family DNA glycosylase, with the protein MPELPEVEALSGFLTEHLVGRYVARVQPVAISVLKTYDPPLTALEGAEVTAVGRRGKFLDLTVADELHLVIHLARAGWLQWKDRLPAAPPRPGKGPLALRVRLAEPEGAGFDLTEAGTQKRLAVYCVRDPQDVPGVARLGPDPLDAAFTAEAFAGLLAEERRQIKGVLRDQSTIAGIGNAYSDEILHVAKLSPYKLAANLTDEETAVLYAAIGDTLRGAVERSRGVAAGRLKAEKKSGLRVHGRAGEKCPICGDTIREVSFADSALQYCPTCQTGGKPLADRRMSRLLK; encoded by the coding sequence ATGCCCGAGCTTCCCGAAGTCGAAGCGCTCAGCGGATTCCTGACCGAGCACCTGGTGGGGCGGTACGTCGCCCGGGTGCAGCCGGTCGCGATCAGCGTGCTCAAGACGTACGACCCGCCGCTCACCGCGCTGGAGGGCGCCGAGGTCACGGCCGTCGGGCGGCGCGGCAAGTTCCTGGACCTCACGGTCGCCGACGAACTGCACCTGGTGATCCATCTGGCCCGGGCCGGCTGGCTGCAGTGGAAGGACCGACTGCCGGCCGCGCCGCCGCGTCCCGGCAAGGGGCCGCTGGCGCTGCGGGTGCGGCTGGCCGAGCCGGAGGGCGCGGGCTTCGACCTCACCGAGGCGGGCACGCAGAAGCGCCTCGCGGTCTACTGCGTACGGGATCCGCAGGACGTGCCCGGCGTCGCCCGGCTGGGGCCCGACCCGCTGGACGCGGCGTTCACGGCGGAGGCGTTCGCCGGGCTGCTGGCGGAGGAGCGGCGGCAGATCAAGGGCGTGCTGCGCGACCAGTCGACGATCGCCGGCATCGGCAACGCGTACTCCGACGAGATCCTGCACGTCGCGAAGCTCTCCCCGTACAAGCTCGCCGCGAACCTCACCGACGAGGAGACCGCCGTGCTCTACGCGGCGATCGGCGACACCCTGCGCGGCGCCGTCGAGCGCTCCCGCGGGGTGGCCGCGGGGCGGCTGAAGGCGGAGAAGAAGAGCGGGCTGCGGGTGCACGGGCGGGCCGGGGAGAAGTGCCCAATCTGCGGCGACACGATCCGCGAGGTGTCGTTCGCCGACTCGGCGCTGCAGTACTGCCCCACCTGCCAGACCGGCGGCAAGCCGCTGGCCGACCGGAGGATGTCCCGGCTGCTGAAGTGA
- a CDS encoding dodecin: protein MSDHTYRITEIVGSSPAGVDDAVRNGVARASQTLRNLDWFEVTQVRGQLENGVVAHWQVCLKVGFRLEDAGGS from the coding sequence ATGAGCGACCACACGTACCGCATCACCGAGATCGTCGGCTCCTCCCCCGCCGGCGTCGACGACGCCGTCCGCAACGGCGTCGCGCGCGCCTCGCAGACGCTGCGCAACCTCGACTGGTTCGAGGTCACCCAGGTGCGGGGGCAACTGGAGAACGGCGTCGTGGCGCACTGGCAGGTGTGCCTGAAGGTGGGCTTCCGGCTGGAGGACGCCGGCGGCTCGTGA
- a CDS encoding universal stress protein translates to MILVGVDGSDTSWRAAAYAAGLARRQGSLLAVVYVQPTLAAAAALGAPVAGTTAEVAEELVAEIRRAVAQLRGLFEVRWEFHTLHGDAYTGLVQAAQDLKADAVIVGASEQAGHRLVGSVAVRLVKAGRWPVTVVP, encoded by the coding sequence GTGATCCTCGTCGGGGTCGACGGCTCCGACACCTCCTGGCGCGCCGCCGCCTACGCCGCGGGGCTGGCCCGGCGGCAGGGCTCGCTGCTCGCCGTGGTGTACGTGCAGCCGACGCTGGCCGCCGCGGCGGCGCTCGGCGCGCCGGTGGCGGGCACGACGGCGGAGGTGGCCGAGGAGCTGGTGGCGGAGATCCGGCGGGCGGTGGCGCAGTTGCGCGGGCTGTTCGAGGTGCGCTGGGAGTTCCACACCCTGCACGGCGACGCGTACACGGGGCTGGTGCAGGCGGCGCAGGACCTCAAGGCGGACGCGGTGATCGTCGGCGCCTCGGAGCAGGCGGGCCACCGGCTCGTCGGCTCGGTGGCGGTGCGCCTGGTCAAGGCGGGCCGCTGGCCGGTCACCGTGGTGCCGTAG